The Plasmodium sp. gorilla clade G2 genome assembly, chromosome: 5 DNA segment aagaaaaaaaaaaaaacaaacaaattaacaaataaatattagtATATgtctcatattttttaatagagTTGTAATTTTGGTTGTGTTGTTTTCTACACTTAATAATAATCCCAAATAAAACTCAATTAAAtgaatagaaaatatattgaattattaaaaaaaaaattatagaaaaaagttttaaaaacaagaaatttttttaaatataatatttaaaaatgtaattgtatatatatatatatatatacataattaaaaaaaaaaaaaaaaaaaacagaaaaaaaaaaaaagaaaaagaaaaacacataaacaaaataacaataaatacaatgaattttttttataataaatgaatttcttttttttttcatttattatattcatcattttattttattttactattttatttatatatataaatatatatatgtatgtattacatatatttaattacgaaaaaaaaaaaaaaaaagaaggattaaatgaaaatgaataaataaataaataaataaataaatacataataaatagaaataatgaaaaataaaaaaaaaaaatgctacaaaatgaataaaaaaatgatcattaaaatttataatattatcaaaataatgaattaatatgtatgaatatataaaaaaaaaaaaaaaaaaaacacatacacacacatacataaatacatacctatatatatatatatatatatatatatatatatatatatatgtgcatatcaggatatattaaaaaagtaaaaattttGCTTTTTCTCTATATTTAACACTAATCACTGtgttgtattatatatttcatgttATTTCTAatggtaatatatatatatatatatatacaattatatttGGCACAATGTagttatttaattttatatctaaCTTCCTATTGGAACCTTCTCTggaagtaatatatatataatgtatatataaaatatttattatatataatatttttgtttattcaattactttaaaaataaataatatactttaaataataaaaaaaaaaaatacttcaAAACATTTTGAACTCAAATTTTGCTATTAATGGTAAATGGTCAGATGGTCTTATAGGACTTGGTAAAGCACAATTGGATAGTTGATATATTTGTGCTTCTTGTATTAATTGATTTTCATCTGCTACATTTACAgttgatataatattaagattttcatcattataaaatatataatctaaACATCCAATAAAATTACTTGTATAATTAGTAAATAAAGGTTCATATAActctaaattattatattcttgaGGATTTAATTTTTGTGATAATAATTTGGATATAGCATATGCTGATTTTAGATTTAAATTATGACCTAATTTTAAATctgttaataaattatatttatctgaATTAAAATCTTCATGTGTTCTACTGcatgtttttttataaattaattgatAGACAGCACTTGAAGGAGTACTATTAAAATCTCCACAAATTATTAAACTAGGTATTGTTTCATATttcttaataaaatttattttcaaatattcTATTACTTTAACTAATATTTGAGTTTGccatatttttacataattaGCTTCAGGATTTGCAACAATATGTGTATTAGCAACTATAAgtaatttcttattttttttatcttctgatttatcatatattttagaaTATTGTTGAGTACATTCTAACAATATAACTAATGCTACattatcttttaataatcTCTTAACTAACGAAggatttttttgaatttctTTTGGTAAGGTTAAAACAGAAGcttcttttattaatttactAAATTCTAATGCATATGTTTCAAcaaattttaatttcttcttattataaaatattgcaCATCCATCTATAGTATATTTCCCTCCTCTTCTTTTACCTGAAGGGGAGGTAAAGATTTCTTTCGTTTTTTGTTTGTAAACACCTTCATATCCGAATTGTCCAAGCGACGGCTTGAAGAAGTCCAAAAAGTGTTCATTTTGAATTTCCTGCAATGAAAAAATGtagtaataaatttatagTTACAAAAATGAagcataaatataaacatataaatatataaatataaatatatatatatatatatatatatatatatatatatatatatatatatacatataaatatatatacatatacatatatatatattgacatatacatattatacatCCAGATGTTACAATATCATTTTctcttataatatttgttaCCTGCAAACATACTATATCCGGactattatttaatatctcctgaattatttttgtttttctataGGACCATGCTAACATATAAGGATCACAATGAGGAAACGCCTCTATGGTTCCATATATTTCTGCTAACACATTCCATGTCATAATAGTAAATTGATTTTGTGGATTAGtatgattataatttttaaaagatgttatattataattcggAAAAACAGTTATATTGGGTATACAACAAcctgttattattttatgatatatatttggaTCTTTTATACTATTCCATACTTTATCATCTAAAAcgtatattttctttttcttttttttattattcattttgtcatcttttttttttttttttttctttgctttaactaaaaaattattttcttgtaCGGGTAAAATACTATTTGTCTTATGATCATTCATATGAGtatcattcatataattattttgattaatacttaatgatgatatattagggtatttattatttaacatATTCTTATAACCAATTTTGTTATTATCTACATTTATTAAGGGATTCGttaatatcatttttgtATTCATTGTTCTTGTGTCATTAGTAGTACTTTGAATATTTATTCCATCTAACATATTGTTTGTATATGGAGTAGTAAGCAGATTGTTTGAACTAGTATTTAAATCTTTATTCGATTCTATacttatatcattatatattttttgttgagATGATGGAACATTCATATTGTTGATATAATTCAtttgattatttatatatatatgattattatctATTGGATAactaaaattatttatatatttatcatttgtgTTTCCTACATTATTTGATGTTCCCAAAGAGGCTGaatgattattattcataatacttccatttatattattaatattattattattattgttgtggGTATTATCTATTTTTCCTTGTGTTGTATTCATATATGTCATTTCATAATTGTTCATCCTTTTATCAACAAGCTTGGTAATATTATTCGTACTGTATTTGTAACTGTTATGAGAATAATCAAGATTATTTTCATGAAAATATATGGTTCCTCCTTCACAGTTTTTTATATCCACTGATTGGGAATGACTATTCaggttattattattcacactatttatattattcacactatttatattattcaaattatttgctttattattcataccGATAGTTACagcattatatgtattatttatggCCATATAATCCGTTTCGCCATTTTGAACCTGCAGACATgcaacattattattattattaatattattattattaatattattattattattattattattattattgtccaTATCATACaagttataaaaatttgtTGTTGAATTGCTCATATGGGtcatgttcatattattcacattATGAGTtccaatattattattattactgttgttattatttttgaatagatatatatttttataattattaaaatctaCAGATTCATTAAAACTACTTAAAAGAATTTGATTATTCATTAAGttaatttcattttgttGAACATCTGAATATTTGACATATgacattttattttgattaatTTGTGAAGCATCATCTTCTTCAGATGAAGTTTCATATTCACTAGTatcatttaattcattttgttCTTGATCAAAGGGAGTTATATTTGAATCACTTATATTTCCAGATGAGACGCTATTTTTATCAAGTATCATAGTTTCTAACATAATTTGATGTCCAATATCTTTTTGACAAggaatataatttctttcattatttataatttcccatttttctttatttggcTCATTCAATAATCCTGATTGTATCAAAGAATTATAATGTTTTTCATCAAATTCGATATTCTTTTCATAATTATCCCAATCAAAAGGTGAACAAGGTACACCATATGTATGCAAATTAGGATGTGATGGAATATTAATAGATCCAttacttttataatatttatgtagaTGATCAAAACCTTTCATAAAACATTCATAGGAACAAAAACATCTAAATGTTACAGTACATTGTAAACATGCAATTTTTTGTGGATGAAAAAAACATACTGTTCTAGGTGGTCCTCTACTCCATctatagaaaatatttacTGTTTTACCTATAggattattttcattatcttcatcatcatcatataaATGTCCATATTGAtcttttataataacaaCTGGATGTAATTCACAACTTTCTACTGGTGTTATTggttctttattttttgttggTCCCCATATAAGTTCACATCTTATAATTTCGgctaaatatttatttttatttcttctcttttctaataattcattcattttattgTTACAACTGTTATttagttttatatttttaatgtcATCTTTCTTCTCACATTTGTTTGTGGATGTGTAtaaagaatttttatttaattgaaTTTTTTCTATTACACCAGTGGATGTTATTGAATTGTTTTTCTCATTTAATGTTTTatcaacattattattatcattttgattattattattattattattattattatcattattattattattgtcattatcTAATTTCTTCTTAATAATTATCTTTTTAGTAGTATCTTCCTTGTTGCTTTCTTCTTGTTTGTTTTCTAACCCTTcactttttaatttattatcacCATCTTCTATATGctgtgtattttttattgtgctgttagaattattattttgggAGTCTTTTTCacttatcatttttttattatttgaggttttttttttatttttttcgagtattaataaatttttatcattcttATTTAGATCAATGTTATTTAAAAGATTTTTATGTGTAACATTAGTTTGTTTATCAtcactattattactattattattattattattattattactattattattcgTAGTAGTATTACCCCCCTTTTGATCATTATCAATTTTGGTGTCACCCTtttgtatattaatattacattcattattattatcattattattattattatttgtgaAATATGTATTGGTGTcgttaaaattattatatacaacatTAACAGGCATATTGTTATCCATATATCCATATGAATATACATCTACATTCTCATTAAGCATATCCTTATTCATATtagatattttatcattacgCATAATATTGTTtgtatcatatattaaagtattattcatataatgagAATTACATAAGGAATTAGAATGTGTATGAGTAGTACTATccataatattatgtaaattttcttttgatatgctattttgaatattcatattattattggttttattattttgtcctatattattattttcactaggtatattattaacattcatattattgttgttcaatatattattataatttctattcaatatataattttcatcgTTAGCACCCATGGTATTTATACTATTCGTAATATTGACATTATTAGAATTAagactattattattagttactttattattattcaatatatttttatttatattataattataagaaCAGATATTCCCATAAGGATTATAGAAATCATTCTTTTGATCATTTGTTACAGATACATTAGAAACATTTTCGACATATGGATTACACacaaattttttatacatatgattgttataattaaaaagattattattaacaCTATTGTTTTCCtgattattttctatatcatcatttatatttttattatcatcattataattaaaataaggATTATGTAtcctattattattattattattatcatttgttaCGTGTTTATTCATACTTTTATATTGTTCTAAATTATTAACTATGTCATTGAAATTATAATCTTTCAAAAGTTTTaggttatttatatttttattaaaattactattatttacaacaaatttgttatttgttttcaatatttcatttttcaatatttcatttttcaatatttcgtttttcaatatttcatttttcaaTTCGTctttataattcttttgaTCATCATGCATATCACATGTAAAGATgctattatcataattataaggaacattattattataataattaatattattattattattatatatatatgcattattGTGAACATAATTATGttccatataatttttattgacAAAATGtttcatatcattatttataatattctttgtaatatttttattataataattaatattattattgttgttgtccGCCTCTatggtattattattatattcaccTTTTTTATCTTGCacatttttttcctttaatgAAAGAtgattttcatttatattttgttccgatatataatttatatttttaatttctttattttcacatatgtcattttttttattttggttagtttttttattttttgttttttttcctttcgatgcatttttttctattgtagtaatattatttttatctttttcgttgttatctttattatcattgttatttttattatcattgttatttttattatcattgttatttttattatcattgttatttttattatcattgttatttttattatcgttgttatttttattatcttttatatttttattatcttttatatttttattatctgtgttatctttattttttttttttcctttttctttcttaGTATCCTTTGCTAATTCTTCATACTGTtcattaatatcattttgattatttttttgttccaTACTTAGTTCCTTATCATTAACATCTTTGTATTcgttatatttttctttttgtttgtttttttttttttttgaattttctTCGTCTTTTCCCATATTTTGGCTATTTGATATTTCTTTTACTGTTTGTTgatcatcttttttttcttcataattattttcttcctcCTCAGCATATTCATCACCTTGGTctattttacatttttcttgtttttcTAAATTCTGTTCTATTCTTagattttcttttaataatttattcaaTTCTATAATATTgctttttcttattttaatatctttTGACATGAcattgttgttgttattttCTGTTgagtttttattatttttcatatttttgtttttgttgtTTTCTTGTGTATCCATTATAGATTCTACATCGACATcactattataataatatgaagaataatcattattattactaatatgaatattattataatcagtGTTTTCCatttcatttgtattatttttcttcttatttttatcagTGATGTTGTCTTGTTCATCCTTAGGTTCTTGCTTCATCTTCACCTTAACCATTTGATtaactttcttttttttatgtccCATTATTTTAGATTCTGTTTCTATATGATCTGCCTGATCATTTGCATGTAATTCCGAGGAATTTGTGAGAACAGTAGCTCCCCCAATTGAATTAgaacattttttattcattatattgaaattattttctacattatttatagaattaagaaaataattattgtttacatttacatttatatttacattttcttccttaaaattaaaagaatttttaTGTGTTTCTAccactttattatttttctctacattttttttattttttttttcttcacatTTATATGTAGTTTCACTAtcattacttttattttttttataaaacgtAAGGTTAGATTTACCCGTTTGattatccatattatatGAGAAGAAAAgtgaatttctttttttatatttttattttgtgaaTACTGGAGGTTGACAGTACttggatatatatacatataaatatatacacatatatatatatacatatatatatacatatatacatatatatatatatatatatatatatatatatttatatgtgtgtgtgtaGCTAGGGGGTTGctaatttttgttttcacCACAAAgttaaattattttgaataCGATTCATGAGGAATggtatgatattatatatgtatatataaatataagtatatattatatattaccttatatgttttatatttttcatatttatattttcttataagTTACATTTTTTCTCAAGTTACATTTCagaggaaaataaaaaaaaaactacattattatttataacatattttattatttcataaaattaaatagtaATTTTCTCTCTCATATATTATCCCCTGAAgtttattaatttcattgataaataaataaaaaaaaaaaaaaaaaaaaaaattaatatatatatataaatatatatttatatatatatatatattattgaaatatatatgggatttacatttttctaaatatattatatatgtatatattttcttatttcttattttattattttttttttcgataTTTGAAATAATTGCAAAATTTTTGTGTATACATACAAAtgtgtttttataaataaaaaaatatgtaggTGTATaagattttattttataaaaatattcaacgAGAAAGGTTTAGgatgttataatattaaatatttacaataatatgtatacattgtttatatataaaatctccttatacaattaaaaattataatatatatatatatatttaatagtaAAAGATTAAtaagcacatatatatataaatatatatatatataataatatgttaataatatattattatatgttcaggtataatattacatacattctatttattttaaaaacaaaataatttcactttaaaaatataataatatctcTAATAGTTTTAgatattatcataatcatattatatatatatatatatatatatatatatatataataaaaaagtttcaataatatatattatcataatatatgtataatattttaatttcatttattttcaccttgttttatttttatatacaatatataaactCATAcgcaaatatataatattatacatacatattattatatatatatatatatatatattatatgtatataatatatatagtatgaaattatataaatttaccATATTAAGTTCTGCTTATACTTTTTATaagtaaatatttattataaatgtaatatatataaatataaatatatatatatatatatatatatatatatatatatatatatatttgtgtatgattatatttatgatgacacatatattgtaaataatatgtttattttattttattgtttttttttaattgtgcTTAagtttatgtatgtatataattattatatggattatggggaaaaaaaaaaaaaaaaaaagaaagaaacaCAACTTTTTACAgaaaaatggaatatataaaagatgatatataaatatatacatgtatatatatatatatatatataagtacaCACGTATTAAAAcatgaacaaaatataatatattataaaaatcatgtttgtttataaatttaaatttatctatatataatatgaaatcataaacaaatataaacatacatatatttaagttTTTCCACATTAAGagaggaaaataaaatatatatattatatatatattttttttataatgttgtataatatatgtataaatgtaTGCATAATGCAAAATCATACGtgtaacatttttataattaaattaatcatataatttccacatatttctttatatatatatatatatatatatatataatgtttttattttaaaaaaatatattgtaatataattCCTTTCTTATCATAAACGTGAGCATTCTTTATTTGTTCAATGTCgttatttagaaaaaaaaaaaaaaacttcaTTGAATATTAAGTTGTACACAAGGGGaaatgtgaaaaaaaaaaaaaataagatttttttgtcatcataaggaatatatatattttatatatatttgaaaataaaaaatatttcggGAAGTCTTTTTTAAAGAACAAACAAGAGATAAtgtttgaaaatatataaataaataatttcatatatatatttatatgtataataattccCACATATTAGACAATGTATAATtatgtttaataaaatattttgtaatattataaaaagaagaatatattttttaaaaggttattattataatttgtgTCAAGTGTAAAGATTGAAAGATTGACATCAATATTCtcgttcatatttttttttttttctttttttttagaaaaggttattataatatatatatatatatttttctctttaatgtataaaatatactcatacgtacattattattataaaaaacttAATAAGATATTTACtaaatttgtattattattatatatatatatatatatatgtatctatatatataatatattcgtcgtatatatatatttttttcttggaTATACCTTTTGAATATTTGTTCTgttaatgaataaaaatatttaaatatttatattttttatatttattataattccaAGGGGacaaatatatcataatttttaatgaacatattatttgaaatattttattaaaagaatacaataattttaaataaataaataaatatatatatatatgtatatatatatgtattaatatatatttcttgcCTTTTcctaaaatatgtatttttaataattaaaaataatatatatataaaaacatttattaagatttctatgtatatatatatatatatatatatatatatatataatataataattttataatagggaaaataataaaatta contains these protein-coding regions:
- a CDS encoding carbon catabolite repressor protein 4, putative — encoded protein: MYIYPSTVNLQYSQNKNIKKEIHFSSHIIWIIKRVNLTLRFIKKIKVMIVKLHINVKKKKIKNKVVETHKNSFNFKEENVNINVNVNNNYFLNSINNVENNFNIMNKKCSNSIGGATVLTNSSELHANDQADHIETESKIMGHKKKKVNQMVKVKMKQEPKDEQDNITDKNKKKNNTNEMENTDYNNIHISNNNDYSSYYYNSDVDVESIMDTQENNKNKNMKNNKNSTENNNNNVMSKDIKIRKSNIIELNKLLKENLRIEQNLEKQEKCKIDQGDEYAEEEENNYEEKKDDQQTVKEISNSQNMGKDEENSKKKKNKQKEKYNEYKDVNDKELSMEQKNNQNDINEQYEELAKDTKKEKGKKKNKDNTDNKNIKDNKNIKDNKNNNDNKNNNDNKNNNDNKNNNDNKNNNDNKNNNDNKDNNEKDKNNITTIEKNASKGKKTKNKKTNQNKKNDICENKEIKNINYISEQNINENHLSLKEKNVQDKKGEYNNNTIEADNNNNNINYYNKNITKNIINNDMKHFVNKNYMEHNYVHNNAYIYNNNNNINYYNNNVPYNYDNSIFTCDMHDDQKNYKDELKNEILKNEILKNEILKNEILKTNNKFVVNNSNFNKNINNLKLLKDYNFNDIVNNLEQYKSMNKHVTNDNNNNNNRIHNPYFNYNDDNKNINDDIENNQENNSVNNNLFNYNNHMYKKFVCNPYVENVSNVSVTNDQKNDFYNPYGNICSYNYNINKNILNNNKVTNNNSLNSNNVNITNSINTMGANDENYILNRNYNNILNNNNMNVNNIPSENNNIGQNNKTNNNMNIQNSISKENLHNIMDSTTHTHSNSLCNSHYMNNTLIYDTNNIMRNDKISNMNKDMLNENVDVYSYGYMDNNMPVNVVYNNFNDTNTYFTNNNNNNDNNNECNINIQKGDTKIDNDQKGGNTTTNNNSNNNNNNNNSNNSDDKQTNVTHKNLLNNIDLNKNDKNLLILEKNKKKTSNNKKMISEKDSQNNNSNSTIKNTQHIEDGDNKLKSEGLENKQEESNKEDTTKKIIIKKKLDNDNNNNNDNNNNNNNNNQNDNNNVDKTLNEKNNSITSTGVIEKIQLNKNSLYTSTNKCEKKDDIKNIKLNNSCNNKMNELLEKRRNKNKYLAEIIRCELIWGPTKNKEPITPVESCELHPVVIIKDQYGHLYDDDEDNENNPIGKTVNIFYRWSRGPPRTVCFFHPQKIACLQCTVTFRCFCSYECFMKGFDHLHKYYKSNGSINIPSHPNLHTYGVPCSPFDWDNYEKNIEFDEKHYNSLIQSGLLNEPNKEKWEIINNERNYIPCQKDIGHQIMLETMILDKNSVSSGNISDSNITPFDQEQNELNDTSEYETSSEEDDASQINQNKMSYVKYSDVQQNEINLMNNQILLSSFNESVDFNNYKNIYLFKNNNNSNNNNIGTHNVNNMNMTHMSNSTTNFYNLYDMDNNNNNNNNNNINNNNINNNNNVACLQVQNGETDYMAINNTYNAVTIGMNNKANNLNNINSVNNINSVNNNNLNSHSQSVDIKNCEGGTIYFHENNLDYSHNSYKYSTNNITKLVDKRMNNYEMTYMNTTQGKIDNTHNNNNNNINNINGSIMNNNHSASLGTSNNVGNTNDKYINNFSYPIDNNHIYINNQMNYINNMNVPSSQQKIYNDISIESNKDLNTSSNNLLTTPYTNNMLDGINIQSTTNDTRTMNTKMILTNPLINVDNNKIGYKNMLNNKYPNISSLSINQNNYMNDTHMNDHKTNSILPVQENNFLVKAKKKKKKKDDKMNNKKKKKKIYVLDDKVWNSIKDPNIYHKIITGCCIPNITVFPNYNITSFKNYNHTNPQNQFTIMTWNVLAEIYGTIEAFPHCDPYMLAWSYRKTKIIQEILNNSPDIVCLQEIQNEHFLDFFKPSLGQFGYEGVYKQKTKEIFTSPSGKRRGGKYTIDGCAIFYNKKKLKFVETYALEFSKLIKEASVLTLPKEIQKNPSLVKRLLKDNVALVILLECTQQYSKIYDKSEDKKNKKLLIVANTHIVANPEANYVKIWQTQILVKVIEYLKINFIKKYETIPSLIICGDFNSTPSSAVYQLIYKKTCSRTHEDFNSDKYNLLTDLKLGHNLNLKSAYAISKLLSQKLNPQEYNNLELYEPLFTNYTSNFIGCLDYIFYNDENLNIISTVNVADENQLIQEAQIYQLSNCALPSPIRPSDHLPLIAKFEFKMF